Part of the Lolium perenne isolate Kyuss_39 unplaced genomic scaffold, Kyuss_2.0 unplaced98, whole genome shotgun sequence genome is shown below.
TTGCTTCCGCGACTGCCAGCTAACCGGGCTTCGTCCAAGGAAGAAGATCATTCCAGCCGTACTCTTCCGATCGTCGACATCGCCTGCCAGGTCAGCGTCGCTGAAGCCCAGGAGGTTTGGAGCACCCCGTCCTCGTCCGTAGACGATGTCGTAGGATAGAGTCACCGCCACGTACCATAGCAAATGCTTCACTGCTGCAAGATGCTCAGAGGTGGGCGCCTCCATGAATCGGCTCACATAGCCGACGGCATAGGAGATGTCAGGCCTTGTGTGAACAACATAGCTGAGACCTCCTACGATGCTGCGGTAGTGGGTGGCGTCGACCAGATTTCCGGCGCCTGATCTGCTCAGCTTCAGTTGCGCCTCCATCGGCACGGAGCAAGGATTGCACTCCTCCATGCCTGCGCGCTGCAACAACTTATTTGCGTATGCAGTCTGTTGGAGCGTGATCGTGCCTCCTCATTGTTGCACCGCTATGCCCAGGTAGAAGCTGAGCTCGCCCAAGTCACTCATCTTGAAAAGGCGCGTCATTTCCTACTTGAATCTTTCCACCTCCTCAATGGATGCTCCGGTAATGACGAGGTCATCGACGTATACGCCGACGAGCAGCATCTCCTCTCCTCCACCGCGCTGGTACACCGCGTGCTCAGCCTTGCTGCGAACAAACCCCATGGAATTAAGGCTCGCATCAAGTTTCGTGTTCCAGGCCCGCGGCGCCTGACGGAGGCCATAGAGCGCCTTCCTCAACCTCAACGCATTGTCCTCCTTGCCA
Proteins encoded:
- the LOC127321398 gene encoding secreted RxLR effector protein 161-like, whose amino-acid sequence is MEECNPCSVPMEAQLKLSRSGAGNLVDATHYRSIVGGLSYVVHTRPDISYAVGYVSRFMEAPTSEHLAAVKHLLWYVAVTLSYDIVYGRGRGAPNLLGFSDADLAGDVDDRKSTAGMIFFLGRSPVSWQSRKQRVVAASSCESEYIAASTTVC